The sequence AACACTGCCCAAACTCCGCCCCCTCAGGCAAGCGTTCAAACAGAGAGGAGTGAATCATACGACCACCAAATTCAATCACATCCCAAGGACAAGTCATATGAGAAATACTTTTCCCCATGCGCACCAACAACACGCTGGCTAGTAAACTGGTGAATAAATAGATAAAACCTTTGCGGTACAAACGTAACTTATCAACGCGAAAACTCAGACCAATAGCCACCACGACAACCACTGTAAACAGGATGACCAGATTACGGCCTGTCACATGCAATAGGCTTTCAGTGATCCAATGTCCCCTTAAGGGCCATGAATCCACCCCACCCTGCCAGTTAAATAATAAGCTGGCAAAGCGCATATCTGCATCAGTCCATTCAAGCCCAAAAATCAGTACCGCAAACATAAGCCATGGTACAAGCAAGTGTCCCTTTGCAAAGCTAAAGAATGTCACCCTCTTATTGCTTTCTATATTATGCCGCACTTATTTATCCCATAACCAAACACCTCGGTTCGAGATTAAGGATAAATTCTTATCAAAAACTTAAGTAATTTAACGCCTGAAAATAACAAATATTTTACACACTTTAAAAAGCGGCGTTGGGATTAAAAACCAAAAGAAATAAAAAGACTATAGTGAATTAATAGTAATGTGCTTTATGGATGAGCCTCCAATGCCCTATAACTTCGCACTCCAACAGTCGCAAAAAGATCGGTTATTCGCAGATATGGCTATCGATACTAGGGCGTGTTGACGTTTCAGGGTTATTTTTGCAGCAATTTGGCTGGCATTTATGCAAGGCAAAGTCCGTGCTGTGTAGTTATTCTACATAAACGGACGATAACGCAGCAGAAACGTCAGCCAAATGCTGCCCGAAGGGTTCGTCTGGCAAGCCCATGCTCTTTGTCACTCGTCATTTGAGTAGAATAACTACACATCATTCCTCGTTTCGCGAGCACGAGCTTGCCAGAACGAACAAAATTTAATCTC comes from Shewanella oneidensis MR-1 and encodes:
- a CDS encoding phosphatase PAP2 family protein; its protein translation is MTFFSFAKGHLLVPWLMFAVLIFGLEWTDADMRFASLLFNWQGGVDSWPLRGHWITESLLHVTGRNLVILFTVVVVVAIGLSFRVDKLRLYRKGFIYLFTSLLASVLLVRMGKSISHMTCPWDVIEFGGRMIHSSLFERLPEGAEFGQCFPGGHSSGGFAWVASYYVLKQCHRRYAKFGLLFGIGLGAIFGLAQELRGAHFISHDLWSLAIAWTSASLLYYGFFLYVPKVKRISVANKVSIINANVCDKAIYKL